The following proteins are encoded in a genomic region of Marinitoga hydrogenitolerans DSM 16785:
- the galT gene encoding galactose-1-phosphate uridylyltransferase, which translates to MPEYRKDPITNRWVIISSERSNRPIEKAELTTSTSIFCPFDKGNEHLTPPEILAFKPQNSKPNDENWWLRVVPNKFPAVTQEKPPIIKKNGMYFSIDGYGYHEVIIETPNHNTTIAYMNDFEVEEIIWAYLQRFNEIKKDKKIKYVQIFKNYGPNAGASLPHPHSQLIATPIIPIFIEEELKGSKAFYNIKKECIFCSIINQEKKENVRIIEENNNFISFEPFAPRFPYETWIIQKEHNSNFGNLDIHLVKDFAKILKNTLLKLNRLLGIFPFNYMIHTSPFDNLNNSYYHWHLEIIPRLTNAAGFEWGSGFFINSVSPENAAQNLKSLEEGFL; encoded by the coding sequence ATGCCAGAATATAGAAAAGATCCTATTACAAACAGATGGGTAATTATATCTTCAGAAAGATCAAATAGGCCCATAGAAAAAGCAGAATTAACCACCTCAACAAGTATTTTTTGCCCCTTTGACAAAGGAAATGAACATTTAACTCCACCAGAAATTCTGGCTTTTAAACCTCAAAATTCTAAACCAAATGATGAAAATTGGTGGTTACGTGTTGTTCCGAATAAATTTCCTGCAGTTACCCAAGAAAAACCACCAATTATCAAAAAAAATGGAATGTATTTTTCAATTGATGGTTATGGTTATCATGAAGTAATCATAGAAACTCCAAACCATAATACAACCATTGCTTATATGAATGATTTCGAAGTTGAAGAAATTATATGGGCATATCTTCAAAGATTTAATGAAATAAAAAAAGATAAAAAAATAAAATATGTTCAAATCTTTAAAAATTATGGTCCAAATGCTGGCGCATCATTACCTCATCCTCATTCACAGTTAATAGCCACACCAATAATTCCAATATTCATCGAAGAAGAACTAAAAGGCTCTAAAGCATTTTACAATATCAAAAAAGAATGTATTTTTTGTTCAATTATAAACCAAGAAAAAAAAGAAAATGTCAGAATAATAGAAGAAAATAATAATTTTATTTCTTTTGAACCTTTTGCTCCACGATTTCCATATGAAACGTGGATAATCCAAAAAGAGCATAATTCAAACTTTGGAAATTTAGATATTCATTTAGTAAAAGACTTTGCAAAAATTCTAAAAAATACACTATTAAAATTAAATAGATTGTTAGGAATTTTCCCTTTTAATTATATGATTCACACATCTCCATTTGATAATCTCAATAATTCATATTATCATTGGCATTTGGAAATTATTCCAAGATTAACAAACGCTGCTGGATTCGAATGGGGATCAGGTTTTTTCATTAACTCTGTTTCACCAGAAAATGCAGCTCAAAATTTAAAATCTTTAGAGGAGGGATTTTTATGA